A genomic stretch from Petrimonas mucosa includes:
- a CDS encoding efflux RND transporter permease subunit: MDFLLNRRVTICMLFIASTLLGYVSYKQLPVELLPNAELPVLYVSVSAQQDVDPAYMESEVVIPLEGAISSVGGVDRIESEVSSRQSSIRIDFKNNVNFKTTSLRLEEKMKEIAPSLPEGFTVRVQKMDLSRANSTFMSLQVRGSGGIDRVRNIVDEEIVSELENIDGIAAVQVFGGRERAIEIQLDKDAAKALNITPSRLSSLLSSNAREKVFVGTVKEKESQYFVHVHSTYTKVSELENIVVAPGPVLLKDIATIFFDLKEETSYSRVNGKEAVSVSLVNDAQANLIDLSHRTLRAVEQLNEELKLHDVEIVVDSNMAETMEKNINQIINLALTGGLLAILVLWFFLKNVRLVFFIALSIPISVYTAFSFFYWAGISINSLTLVGMALAVGMLLDNSVVVLENIYRLSGSGLAPDQSVTRGTREVWRSIVAATLTTVIIFLPFIFSENFLLKLMGNHIGISIISTLLVSLLVALLFVPMAAYLILRSKRSSTVFYEKVTLLQRPIQIYLVLLKSCLRNPGKTIFGALVLLFAVLMMSLSTAVKQNREVSSDRFNIRVTMPAGSTLESTDNVVRVIEERLEDIPEKKDLVSRVNEEGANLTLILQEEFQKIGKRKITEIKADVQSRIPNVGGAEIVVSDPTGGGQGNGGGLGGMVGFMNLLGIGENQERIVIKGSDYEMMQLVAEDIRYQLEQQEFIQNTRVSFTGRQPEITLNFDQILLTSYGITRANILTGLSELNREFSSGTTFKVGEESFDIIIRDRTVEEEELERLRQKTIDDLQAVQIMNSSGGLHSLKDVATVNKGFGRSRIIRVNQDKQLDVRYSFQRNIEQSKSLLEGYRSDIDELIANYNLPAGVAIEVIHEEDQFADFKFLIFAAFLLIFMILAMVFESVTTPLVILFSIPLAAIGSLLALYLTGNSLLNANTLMGFLILLGVVVNNGIILIDYTNLLRKRGFRRERALMTAGISRMRPILITAITTIIAMMPMAMGDTEYAGAIGAPFGITVIGGLAFSTLLTLVIIPTLYTGLENALRWYRTLAQKMKILHLLLFVAGVAVVFLYAGGLLYQILYVTLLVILIPGVTYFIQSSLRSAKADVVDRDQEIRIEVRSLVKIYERPGRFIREWNSGRNIRRRLGLSGEWHSLRDILPAAWLFLLWGFGLYFTYFYLESKTWGFLFSFVVYAATLTLWRKVRSFLFYRFEEGRWVRYLNRFIFWILPPLILWGLYRKLDNLPMVLVIGALWGLGIAIYVSSQYIYARNINIERITGQFAGLRRSYFRMVISVPLIGKRRRPFKALRSVSFEIRTGMFGLLGPNGAGKSTLMRIITGILDQSYGTIWINGLDTRQYREELQGLIGFLPQEFGMYENMTAWEFLDYQAILKGLTSRGLREERIEYVLKSVHMYERRNDKIGSFSGGMKQRIGIALILLNLPRILVVDEPTAGLDPRERIRFRNLLVELSKERIVIFSTHIIEDISSSCNQVVVVDKGELKYFGVPEKMVGMAEGKVWQFLIDKEAFEEVLDKSLVVHNIQHDDRIQVRYISVEQPYPGAVRVEANLEDAYLCLLKNI, from the coding sequence ATGGATTTCCTTTTGAACAGAAGAGTAACAATCTGCATGTTGTTTATCGCATCTACCCTGTTGGGGTATGTTTCGTACAAACAGCTGCCGGTTGAACTGCTTCCCAATGCGGAACTGCCCGTGTTGTATGTCTCGGTGAGCGCACAGCAGGATGTGGATCCGGCCTATATGGAGTCGGAGGTGGTTATTCCGCTCGAAGGAGCCATCAGTTCCGTTGGAGGTGTCGACAGGATAGAGTCCGAGGTCAGTAGCCGGCAGTCCTCCATCCGGATCGACTTCAAAAACAATGTGAACTTCAAAACCACTTCGCTCAGGCTGGAGGAGAAGATGAAGGAGATTGCCCCATCCCTCCCGGAGGGCTTTACCGTGCGCGTGCAGAAGATGGACCTCTCGCGGGCGAACAGCACCTTCATGTCGCTTCAGGTGCGCGGTTCGGGGGGCATCGACCGGGTGCGCAACATAGTGGATGAGGAGATCGTATCGGAGCTGGAAAATATCGATGGGATTGCAGCCGTCCAGGTTTTTGGAGGCCGCGAACGGGCCATCGAGATACAGCTGGACAAGGATGCCGCCAAGGCGTTGAACATCACTCCCTCCAGACTCAGCAGCTTGCTCAGCAGCAATGCCAGGGAGAAGGTCTTTGTGGGTACCGTGAAGGAGAAGGAGAGCCAATATTTCGTTCATGTGCACTCTACCTATACAAAGGTGTCGGAGCTGGAGAACATTGTGGTTGCCCCGGGTCCTGTATTGCTAAAGGATATTGCCACCATCTTTTTCGACCTGAAGGAGGAGACCTCCTATAGCCGTGTCAATGGAAAGGAGGCCGTATCTGTATCGCTGGTCAACGATGCGCAGGCAAACCTGATCGATCTCTCGCACCGTACCCTCCGTGCTGTTGAACAACTGAATGAAGAGCTGAAGCTCCACGATGTGGAGATCGTGGTAGATTCCAATATGGCCGAAACGATGGAGAAGAACATCAACCAAATCATCAACCTGGCCTTGACGGGCGGGCTGCTGGCCATCCTGGTACTCTGGTTCTTCCTGAAGAATGTACGGCTGGTCTTTTTCATTGCCCTCTCCATTCCCATCTCGGTCTATACGGCATTCAGCTTCTTCTATTGGGCGGGAATCTCGATCAACAGCCTGACCCTGGTAGGGATGGCACTGGCTGTCGGCATGCTGCTCGACAACAGCGTAGTGGTACTGGAGAATATCTATCGGCTGTCGGGATCGGGACTTGCACCCGATCAATCGGTCACCCGGGGAACCAGGGAGGTGTGGCGTTCCATCGTGGCGGCAACATTGACCACCGTAATCATCTTCCTCCCCTTCATATTCTCCGAGAACTTCCTGTTGAAACTGATGGGTAACCATATTGGCATATCCATCATCTCCACCCTGCTGGTCTCGCTGCTGGTGGCACTGCTGTTTGTCCCGATGGCGGCCTATCTGATCCTGCGCAGCAAGAGAAGTAGCACCGTCTTCTATGAGAAGGTGACGCTGCTGCAACGGCCGATACAGATCTACCTTGTGCTGTTGAAGAGCTGCCTGAGGAACCCGGGCAAGACCATTTTCGGAGCGCTTGTTCTCCTTTTCGCTGTCCTGATGATGTCGCTCTCCACCGCTGTCAAGCAGAACCGGGAGGTGAGCTCGGACCGGTTCAATATCCGTGTCACCATGCCTGCCGGTAGTACGCTGGAGAGTACCGATAATGTGGTGAGGGTGATTGAGGAGCGGTTGGAGGATATCCCGGAGAAGAAAGATCTGGTGAGTCGGGTGAACGAGGAGGGGGCCAACTTGACACTGATATTGCAGGAGGAGTTCCAGAAGATCGGAAAGCGGAAGATTACGGAGATCAAGGCCGATGTGCAGTCGAGAATCCCCAACGTGGGAGGTGCCGAGATTGTCGTCTCCGATCCCACTGGCGGCGGACAGGGAAATGGCGGCGGTCTGGGCGGCATGGTAGGCTTCATGAATCTGCTGGGTATCGGCGAGAATCAGGAGCGGATTGTAATCAAAGGTTCTGATTACGAGATGATGCAACTGGTGGCTGAAGATATCCGCTACCAGCTGGAGCAGCAGGAGTTCATCCAGAACACCCGGGTCTCCTTTACCGGCCGTCAGCCCGAGATTACGCTCAATTTTGACCAGATACTGCTCACCTCTTACGGCATTACCCGTGCCAATATCCTTACCGGTCTCTCTGAACTGAATCGGGAGTTTTCATCGGGAACCACATTCAAGGTGGGTGAGGAGTCATTCGATATCATCATTCGCGACCGCACGGTTGAAGAGGAGGAGTTGGAGCGGCTGCGGCAAAAGACAATCGATGACCTGCAGGCTGTACAGATCATGAACAGCAGCGGAGGATTGCACAGCCTGAAGGATGTTGCAACGGTAAACAAGGGTTTTGGCCGTTCCCGCATCATCCGTGTCAACCAAGACAAGCAACTGGATGTGCGTTACAGCTTCCAGCGCAACATCGAGCAGTCCAAATCACTGCTAGAAGGATACCGTAGCGATATTGACGAACTGATTGCCAACTACAACCTGCCGGCAGGTGTGGCCATCGAAGTGATTCACGAGGAGGACCAGTTTGCCGATTTCAAGTTTCTTATCTTTGCCGCCTTCCTGCTGATCTTCATGATCCTGGCCATGGTGTTCGAGTCGGTTACCACCCCTCTGGTCATCCTCTTTTCCATTCCCCTGGCTGCCATCGGCTCGCTGCTCGCACTCTACTTGACCGGCAACAGCCTGCTGAACGCCAACACATTGATGGGGTTCCTCATCCTGTTGGGGGTAGTGGTCAACAACGGCATTATCCTGATCGACTATACCAACCTGTTGCGCAAACGGGGATTCCGGCGTGAACGGGCGTTGATGACCGCAGGGATATCGCGCATGCGTCCTATCCTGATCACCGCCATTACTACCATCATTGCCATGATGCCGATGGCCATGGGCGATACCGAATATGCCGGGGCGATCGGAGCGCCGTTTGGCATCACCGTTATTGGTGGACTTGCCTTCTCCACCCTGCTGACATTGGTGATCATTCCCACACTCTACACGGGCCTGGAGAATGCGTTGCGCTGGTACCGGACCCTGGCGCAAAAGATGAAGATTCTCCATCTCCTGCTCTTTGTGGCCGGAGTGGCTGTCGTCTTCCTCTACGCGGGCGGATTGCTCTACCAGATTCTTTATGTTACGCTGCTGGTCATATTGATACCCGGTGTCACCTATTTCATCCAGTCCAGTCTGCGTAGCGCCAAGGCTGATGTGGTGGATCGGGATCAGGAGATCCGGATCGAGGTACGCAGCCTGGTGAAGATCTATGAGCGCCCGGGCCGGTTTATCCGTGAATGGAACAGCGGACGCAATATCCGCCGCAGGCTCGGATTGAGCGGTGAGTGGCATTCGTTGAGGGATATCCTCCCTGCAGCGTGGCTCTTTCTCCTCTGGGGATTTGGCCTCTACTTCACCTACTTCTATCTCGAAAGCAAGACATGGGGTTTCCTCTTCTCTTTCGTGGTCTATGCCGCAACACTCACTCTCTGGCGGAAGGTGCGCAGTTTCCTCTTCTACCGGTTCGAGGAGGGCCGATGGGTCAGGTATCTGAACCGCTTCATTTTCTGGATACTACCCCCGCTGATCCTCTGGGGACTCTACCGGAAACTGGACAACCTGCCGATGGTACTGGTGATCGGCGCCCTGTGGGGATTGGGGATTGCCATCTATGTCTCGTCGCAATACATCTACGCCAGGAACATCAATATCGAGCGAATTACCGGACAGTTCGCGGGTCTGAGACGCTCCTATTTCCGTATGGTGATCTCTGTTCCACTGATCGGCAAACGGCGCAGGCCATTCAAGGCGTTACGTAGCGTCTCGTTCGAGATCAGAACCGGCATGTTCGGGCTGCTCGGACCCAACGGTGCCGGCAAGTCTACCCTGATGCGCATCATTACGGGGATTCTGGACCAGAGCTATGGCACCATCTGGATCAACGGGCTGGATACTCGCCAATATAGGGAGGAGCTGCAGGGATTGATCGGTTTCCTGCCTCAGGAGTTTGGGATGTATGAAAACATGACCGCCTGGGAGTTCCTCGATTACCAGGCCATATTGAAAGGGTTGACCAGCCGCGGTTTGCGGGAGGAGCGGATTGAGTATGTGCTGAAATCGGTCCACATGTACGAGCGGCGGAACGACAAGATCGGATCTTTCTCGGGAGGGATGAAACAGCGCATCGGAATTGCCCTGATACTGCTGAACCTGCCACGTATCCTGGTGGTGGATGAACCTACCGCCGGACTCGATCCGCGTGAACGGATCCGCTTCAGGAACCTGCTGGTAGAGTTGAGCAAGGAGCGGATCGTCATCTTCTCCACCCACATCATCGAAGATATCTCCAGTTCATGCAACCAGGTTGTGGTGGTGGACAAGGGGGAATTGAAATATTTCGGTGTACCCGAAAAGATGGTGGGTATGGCTGAGGGCAAGGTGTGGCAGTTCCTGATCGACAAGGAGGCGTTCGAGGAGGTGCTGGACAAGTCGTTGGTGGTTCATAATATCCAGCATGACGACCGGATACAGGTACGTTACATCTCGGTGGAACAGCCCTATCCGGGTGCGGTCAGGGTGGAGGCCAACCTGGAGGATGCCTACCTCTGTCTGCTTAAAAATATCTGA
- a CDS encoding M24 family metallopeptidase — MNAIHDNEYGRRLSRLQQTIRNLQADACIISTSVNQFYLLGHIFDGYIYLLPDGEPLLFVKRPAGITGGRVNYIRKPEQLPELLSQSRIELPQRVLVECDSISYSAISRLQSALGMPELINVSGEIRRIRSIKSEYELEQLRRSADIHAAVYRQIPHIYREGMTDIQFQIELEREMRLAGSAGIFRTFGENMEIFMGSILAGENAQSASPFDFALGGEGLSPLLPIGANGTKLIPGTTLMVDMAGNYTPWMSDMTRTFAIGEVPEIAHRAHRLSIDICNAIAGTARPGTPCADLYALAEEMVKKNGLADFFMGTKQQAKFVGHGIGLEINEPPVLAPRSKELLECGMTIAVEPKFVLPAIGAVGIENSYIVQQNGLEKITRYEEELTSLS; from the coding sequence ATGAATGCTATACACGATAATGAATATGGGCGGCGACTCTCCCGGCTGCAACAGACCATCCGCAACCTGCAGGCAGATGCCTGTATCATCTCCACTTCGGTAAACCAGTTTTATCTGCTTGGTCATATTTTCGACGGCTACATCTATCTCCTGCCCGACGGGGAACCGCTCCTCTTTGTAAAGCGGCCCGCCGGTATTACAGGTGGCAGGGTCAATTATATCCGAAAACCGGAACAGCTCCCCGAGCTCCTTAGCCAAAGCAGGATAGAATTGCCTCAAAGGGTACTGGTGGAGTGCGACAGTATCTCTTATAGCGCCATCTCCAGGCTCCAGAGTGCCCTTGGGATGCCTGAGCTGATAAACGTTTCGGGAGAGATCCGCCGTATCCGCAGCATAAAATCGGAGTATGAACTGGAGCAGCTGCGCCGTTCTGCCGATATCCACGCCGCGGTCTACCGGCAGATCCCGCATATCTACCGTGAAGGGATGACCGACATACAATTCCAGATCGAACTGGAACGGGAGATGCGCCTGGCCGGCTCGGCAGGAATTTTCCGCACATTTGGCGAGAACATGGAGATCTTTATGGGAAGCATCCTTGCCGGAGAGAATGCCCAATCGGCCTCACCATTCGATTTTGCACTGGGTGGAGAGGGGTTGTCGCCACTGCTTCCGATTGGCGCCAATGGCACTAAACTTATCCCGGGAACCACCTTGATGGTGGATATGGCGGGCAACTACACTCCCTGGATGAGCGACATGACCCGGACATTTGCAATAGGCGAGGTGCCGGAGATAGCCCACAGGGCACACCGTCTCTCCATCGACATTTGCAACGCCATCGCCGGAACAGCCAGGCCAGGTACACCCTGCGCCGATCTCTACGCCCTTGCCGAAGAGATGGTAAAGAAAAATGGTCTTGCCGACTTCTTCATGGGAACAAAACAGCAGGCCAAGTTCGTGGGGCACGGTATAGGGTTGGAGATCAACGAACCTCCTGTGCTGGCACCCCGGTCGAAGGAGCTCCTGGAGTGCGGCATGACGATTGCCGTGGAACCCAAATTTGTCCTTCCAGCCATTGGAGCAGTAGGGATAGAGAACAGCTATATCGTCCAACAAAACGGACTGGAGAAGATTACCCGCTACGAAGAGGAACTGACCTCCCTCTCATAG